From the genome of Paracoccus seriniphilus, one region includes:
- a CDS encoding class I SAM-dependent methyltransferase: MTALKDIIAQRIRATGPLTIADYMELCLLHPQHGYYATRDPFGREGDFITAPEISQIFGELCGLALMQSWLDQGRPAPFTLAEPGPGRGTLMNDMRRAMRAAPGAIEAAQIALIERSPHLRQVQRDLLGPVLHLEDVTELPDQPLFMVANEFFDALPVRQFQRVENGWAERVVGLGEQGLRIGLAPPVDLPRQGRIGDVVEDCAAGVAIISAIAARIAAQGGAAIIIDYGGWNGVGDTFQAVRNHRSEHPLDNPGEADLTAHVDFAPLAAAALRAGVEVSRPIHQGDWLMSLGAETRARRLAEAGDTGAMAALRRLTHGDEMGHLFKAMAIWPRGAPAVPGFDALRLHANDT; the protein is encoded by the coding sequence ATGACGGCGCTGAAGGATATCATTGCGCAACGGATCCGGGCCACAGGCCCGCTGACCATTGCCGATTACATGGAACTGTGCCTGCTGCATCCCCAGCATGGCTATTACGCCACCCGTGATCCCTTCGGGCGCGAAGGCGATTTCATTACCGCCCCTGAGATCTCGCAGATATTCGGAGAACTTTGCGGGCTGGCGCTGATGCAATCATGGCTGGATCAGGGCCGACCAGCGCCCTTTACCCTGGCCGAGCCGGGGCCGGGGCGGGGCACGCTGATGAATGACATGCGCCGCGCCATGCGTGCGGCCCCCGGTGCCATCGAGGCCGCGCAGATCGCTCTCATCGAACGTTCACCACATTTGCGGCAGGTTCAGCGGGATCTGCTGGGGCCGGTCCTGCACTTGGAGGATGTCACGGAATTGCCGGATCAGCCGCTGTTCATGGTGGCGAACGAGTTTTTCGATGCATTGCCCGTGCGGCAATTCCAGCGGGTCGAAAACGGCTGGGCCGAACGGGTTGTCGGACTGGGCGAGCAGGGGTTGCGGATCGGGCTTGCGCCACCGGTCGATCTGCCGCGACAGGGCAGGATCGGCGATGTGGTCGAGGATTGCGCGGCGGGTGTCGCCATCATCTCGGCGATTGCGGCGAGGATCGCGGCGCAGGGCGGGGCAGCGATCATCATTGATTATGGCGGCTGGAACGGTGTCGGAGACACATTTCAGGCGGTGCGCAATCATCGCAGCGAACATCCTCTGGACAATCCGGGCGAGGCCGATCTGACCGCCCATGTGGATTTCGCGCCTCTGGCGGCGGCCGCCCTGCGGGCGGGGGTCGAGGTTTCACGTCCGATCCATCAGGGCGACTGGCTGATGTCGCTGGGGGCCGAAACACGGGCCCGCAGGCTGGCAGAGGCTGGCGACACCGGCGCGATGGCCGCGCTTCGAAGGTTGACGCATGGTGATGAAATGGGTCACCTGTTCAAGGCGATGGCCATCTGGCCGAGAGGGGCACCCGCCGTGCCCGGATTCGATGCGCTGAGGCTGCATGCAAACGACACTTGA
- the lgt gene encoding prolipoprotein diacylglyceryl transferase: MIPFPNISPEIFTIELGGLSLSLRWYALAYLAGLLIGWQLMMRMMRRPAIWGDGAPMKAEDVDDLLTWVILGVILGGRLGFVLFYEPGFYLSNPVEILKVWQGGMSFHGGFLGVILAAWFFCRAQGIMPLRLADAMAVVAPIGLFFGRLANFINAELWGRPTDLPWGVIFPGEAAQSCATAAAACARHPSQLYEAGLEGLLLGLILLVVVMRGGLRRPGLTFGIFLAGYGLARMFVELFRLADPQFITPDNPLGHVIGGPVIGLTMGQLLSLPMVLLGLYFILRATRRPAVGTPA, from the coding sequence ATGATCCCCTTTCCAAACATCAGCCCTGAAATCTTCACGATCGAACTGGGCGGGCTTTCGCTGTCACTGCGGTGGTATGCCCTGGCTTATCTGGCTGGCCTGCTGATCGGCTGGCAATTGATGATGCGCATGATGCGCCGTCCCGCCATCTGGGGGGATGGTGCGCCGATGAAGGCCGAGGATGTCGATGATCTGCTGACCTGGGTCATCCTGGGGGTCATTCTGGGCGGACGGCTCGGATTCGTGCTGTTCTACGAGCCGGGCTTCTACCTGTCCAACCCGGTCGAGATCCTGAAGGTCTGGCAAGGCGGGATGAGCTTTCACGGTGGATTCCTGGGGGTCATCCTGGCGGCGTGGTTCTTCTGTCGCGCCCAGGGCATTATGCCGTTGCGGCTGGCGGACGCCATGGCGGTGGTGGCACCGATCGGGTTGTTCTTTGGGCGGCTCGCCAATTTCATCAACGCCGAGTTGTGGGGGCGCCCGACCGACCTGCCATGGGGGGTGATCTTCCCCGGTGAGGCCGCACAGTCCTGCGCCACTGCCGCCGCGGCCTGCGCCCGTCATCCCAGCCAGCTTTACGAGGCCGGTCTGGAAGGGCTGTTGCTGGGGCTGATCCTTCTGGTCGTCGTGATGCGTGGCGGGCTGCGCCGCCCGGGGCTGACCTTCGGCATCTTTCTGGCCGGTTACGGTCTGGCACGGATGTTTGTCGAGCTGTTCCGTCTGGCCGATCCGCAGTTCATCACGCCGGACAACCCTCTGGGCCATGTCATCGGCGGGCCGGTCATCGGGCTGACCATGGGGCAGCTGCTGTCCTTGCCGATGGTGCTGCTGGGCCTGTATTTCATCCTGCGTGCCACGCGGCGCCCTGCTGTGGGCACCCCTGCATGA
- a CDS encoding accessory factor UbiK family protein — translation MTTQNKFFDDFSKLMTNAMGVAQGAKSEAETAMNSWIERWLADRDFVTREEFDAVRDMAIKARTENAELKARLDALEAGRQGD, via the coding sequence ATGACGACACAGAACAAGTTTTTCGACGATTTCTCGAAACTGATGACAAATGCGATGGGTGTCGCGCAGGGCGCCAAGTCCGAGGCCGAGACAGCCATGAACAGCTGGATCGAGCGCTGGTTGGCTGATCGCGACTTTGTGACCCGCGAGGAATTCGACGCGGTGCGCGACATGGCCATCAAGGCACGCACCGAAAACGCGGAACTGAAGGCGCGTCTGGATGCGCTGGAAGCTGGCCGTCAGGGCGACTGA
- a CDS encoding DUF6476 family protein gives MTEDDNDWDSAAKAVPELRFLKALVTGLTLVMGLGMIAIVALLWMRLGQPVLPDLPANIELPPGASVAALTFAGDRIVVVTGDAQILLYDKSGRLQGSADLKGADQSP, from the coding sequence ATGACCGAAGATGATAACGACTGGGACTCGGCAGCGAAAGCGGTTCCCGAGCTGCGGTTTCTCAAGGCGCTGGTGACCGGGCTGACGCTGGTGATGGGGCTGGGCATGATCGCGATTGTCGCCTTGCTGTGGATGCGTCTGGGCCAGCCGGTGCTGCCGGATCTGCCCGCCAATATCGAACTGCCGCCGGGCGCATCTGTCGCGGCCCTGACCTTTGCCGGTGACAGGATAGTGGTCGTCACCGGAGACGCGCAAATTCTGCTTTATGACAAATCAGGCCGGTTGCAGGGCAGTGCCGACCTGAAAGGTGCCGATCAGTCGCCCTGA
- a CDS encoding RluA family pseudouridine synthase: MSNLVVTIPAQPPERLDKALALAVPAEAALSRSRLSRLIQQGAVSGPGGVVRDGKTRVSEGQEYHITLPETEEVETRPEAIPLNIAYEDDDLIVVDKVAGMVVHPAPGSPNGTLVNALLAHCGDTLSGIGGERRPGIVHRIDKDTSGLLVVAKSDRAHHGLAAQFEAHSAQRRYLALAHGVIDPADPRLRGIAGVSFEDGGTLKIATRLTRHATDRQKQAVYFDKGRHAVTRARLLESFGRPPRAMLVECRLETGRTHQIRVHMAHAGLGLIGDPVYGGARKASAKALGSAATAVAAFGRQALHAAHLGFEHPVSGELLSFDSPLPDDMQSLLDELRRATP, from the coding sequence ATGTCCAACCTCGTTGTCACCATCCCGGCACAGCCGCCCGAACGGCTTGATAAGGCGCTTGCACTGGCAGTGCCAGCAGAAGCCGCGCTGTCGCGGTCGCGCCTGTCGCGCCTGATCCAGCAGGGGGCGGTCTCTGGCCCCGGCGGCGTCGTGCGCGACGGCAAGACCCGCGTCAGCGAAGGCCAGGAATACCATATCACCCTGCCCGAGACCGAAGAGGTCGAGACCCGCCCCGAAGCGATTCCGCTCAACATCGCCTATGAGGATGACGATCTGATCGTGGTCGACAAGGTGGCCGGCATGGTGGTGCATCCCGCTCCGGGCAGCCCGAACGGCACATTGGTCAATGCCTTGCTGGCCCATTGCGGCGATACATTGTCGGGGATCGGCGGCGAACGGCGGCCGGGAATCGTCCACCGCATCGACAAGGACACCTCGGGCCTGCTGGTGGTGGCGAAATCCGACCGCGCACATCACGGTCTGGCCGCACAATTCGAGGCGCATAGCGCGCAGCGACGCTATCTGGCGCTGGCCCATGGCGTGATCGACCCCGCCGATCCAAGGCTGCGCGGCATCGCCGGGGTCAGCTTCGAGGACGGCGGCACGCTGAAAATTGCGACCCGGCTGACCCGTCATGCCACCGACCGGCAGAAACAGGCCGTCTATTTCGACAAGGGCCGCCATGCGGTGACGCGGGCGCGCCTGCTGGAATCCTTCGGCAGGCCACCCCGCGCCATGTTGGTCGAATGCAGGCTGGAAACCGGGCGCACCCACCAGATCCGGGTGCATATGGCACATGCCGGGCTGGGACTGATCGGCGACCCCGTCTATGGAGGTGCCCGCAAGGCTTCGGCGAAAGCACTGGGATCGGCCGCCACGGCGGTGGCAGCCTTCGGACGTCAGGCGCTGCATGCCGCACATCTGGGCTTTGAACATCCTGTCAGCGGCGAACTCCTGTCCTTTGACAGCCCCCTTCCCGATGACATGCAATCATTGCTGGATGA